A section of the Paenibacillus odorifer genome encodes:
- a CDS encoding flagellar protein FlgN yields the protein MALTTLIELLERLDGVHVQMLDLAAEKKQTIMDNKVDALIDILNRESKLMKVIGQLEEERILAAYTVLQGVGIRSNLNLNLTELSRLIFDPEDKARLLHIQQKLSGTLHRLKEANDLNQKLIEQSLTFIDYSLDLLVGRPNQDITYHRPSDKGNNVNRSGIFDARG from the coding sequence ATGGCATTGACGACATTAATAGAACTATTGGAGCGGCTAGATGGAGTGCATGTTCAAATGCTGGATCTGGCCGCTGAGAAGAAACAGACAATTATGGATAACAAGGTGGATGCGTTAATCGACATCCTTAACCGTGAATCCAAGCTAATGAAGGTAATTGGGCAGCTCGAGGAAGAGCGAATATTAGCCGCATATACCGTTTTGCAAGGTGTGGGTATTCGTTCTAACCTGAACCTGAACCTAACGGAGCTGTCCAGGCTTATATTTGACCCTGAAGACAAGGCACGACTGCTGCATATTCAGCAGAAGCTTTCGGGCACTTTGCATCGCCTGAAAGAAGCCAATGACCTAAATCAGAAGCTGATAGAGCAGTCGCTTACATTTATAGATTATTCTTTGGATCTGTTGGTCGGAAGACCAAATCAGGATATCACTTATCATCGTCCGTCCGACAAAGGCAACAACGTAAATCGGTCGGGGATTTTTGATGCACGAGGTTAG
- a CDS encoding TIGR03826 family flagellar region protein — protein sequence MNLDNCPRCGRLFVKNLMGLCQACIKELEHEYEICVNYLRENKGTNIQELSDATGISIKEITRFIREGRISIANAPNMMYPCEVCGTLIRDGHMCDSCRSRLRKDLTNAVKENSAEDTTKKTSDGAYRAIDKLRDL from the coding sequence ATGAATCTAGACAATTGTCCAAGGTGCGGCCGGTTGTTTGTCAAGAATCTTATGGGGTTGTGCCAGGCCTGTATCAAAGAGCTGGAGCATGAATATGAGATCTGCGTGAATTATTTACGGGAAAACAAAGGAACCAACATTCAGGAGCTCTCCGATGCTACGGGGATTTCTATTAAAGAGATTACCCGCTTTATTCGAGAAGGCCGGATTTCTATAGCTAATGCACCCAATATGATGTACCCTTGCGAAGTGTGTGGTACACTGATTCGGGATGGCCATATGTGTGACAGCTGTCGTAGTCGGCTCAGGAAAGATCTCACGAATGCTGTCAAGGAAAATTCTGCTGAGGATACTACTAAAAAGACATCTGATGGTGCATATCGTGCCATAGATAAGCTGCGTGACCTATAA
- the flgM gene encoding flagellar biosynthesis anti-sigma factor FlgM, producing MKINETGRINAINPYQRSAEAQRQEQMKKSTRKDEVSISDEAIQLLQAQNTGKNDPERALKIDNLKQQVSAGTYQVDASKLAEKLAPYFKQSSEN from the coding sequence ATGAAAATTAACGAGACCGGACGAATTAACGCGATTAATCCGTATCAACGCAGCGCGGAAGCGCAAAGGCAGGAACAAATGAAGAAAAGCACACGCAAGGATGAGGTTTCGATCTCTGATGAAGCGATTCAACTCTTGCAAGCACAAAACACTGGCAAGAATGATCCAGAACGCGCACTTAAGATCGACAATCTAAAGCAGCAGGTCTCCGCAGGTACCTATCAAGTTGATGCATCTAAGCTAGCAGAGAAACTCGCCCCTTACTTTAAGCAATCCTCCGAGAATTAG
- a CDS encoding DEAD/DEAH box helicase, which translates to MQVAVYAVECKGSWRVRISLDLRVDRWWWSVARPEKKDGSSLAANSLVLLSSALPLSWAVKLRDSFKQRSVMSTWAIKEWGQYINRMLEAELREEKEAGGLWESQWLNDGIFIWKPNKSSFGIEQDNKKNERYCGSEKKGFDSGLLEFDSEQLLRAVAGRSLLEPEVEALLAEELPELGGCWRQAAQLAHLQGRLLLTAAVGSAPPAAHGARARQLPAGAGVMMRAAARLPHILRRGAVARRAVSRCLRCGSVPTGRTVCAACGLMGCAYCEACLALGRSRACALLLRSAALPAVRCTAALDPAAAAGRWGLSPAQAGAAGTALGFLAEPRKRSASTCPERFLLWAVTGAGKTEMIFPLLEAVLAAGGRALVATPRRDVVLELAPRLARAFPAEDIAVLYGGSADRWVSGRLTLATTHQLLRFHQGFDLVIIDELDAFPYHNDPMLAYAAEQACKVDGSSIYLSATPPQEMQRLVRLGKLPHARVPVRFHGHPLPIPQHLNMPSVLTCLKRGSMPRSLIQNLRKSLNRKAQIFLFVSRIAHIEGLLVLLRRSFPGVVIEGTSSKDSFRAEKVTAFRNRIISLLVTTTILERGVTVPRSDVFILDADSGLFDEASLVQMAGRAGRSKDDPDGHVVFASPQWSRSQRGAIAQIRTMNIIAHRQGYISKGGAI; encoded by the coding sequence ATGCAAGTCGCTGTATATGCTGTGGAATGCAAGGGGAGCTGGAGGGTTAGAATTTCATTAGATCTTAGGGTAGATAGATGGTGGTGGTCTGTAGCTAGACCGGAGAAGAAAGATGGGAGTTCCTTAGCGGCGAATAGTTTGGTTCTGCTTTCTTCTGCGTTGCCGCTAAGTTGGGCTGTGAAGCTCCGGGACAGCTTCAAACAAAGAAGCGTAATGAGCACCTGGGCGATTAAGGAGTGGGGGCAATATATTAATAGAATGCTCGAGGCTGAGTTGAGAGAGGAGAAAGAGGCAGGGGGACTGTGGGAGTCACAGTGGCTGAATGATGGAATATTCATATGGAAGCCTAATAAATCGAGTTTCGGAATAGAACAGGACAATAAGAAGAACGAAAGGTATTGCGGGAGTGAAAAAAAGGGTTTTGATTCTGGATTGCTAGAATTCGATTCAGAGCAATTATTGCGGGCTGTGGCCGGGCGCTCTTTATTGGAGCCGGAAGTAGAAGCGCTGCTGGCAGAAGAATTGCCAGAGCTAGGGGGTTGCTGGCGCCAGGCGGCACAACTGGCGCATCTACAGGGGCGGCTGTTGCTTACAGCCGCCGTAGGCAGTGCGCCCCCGGCTGCGCACGGGGCGCGGGCCCGCCAGCTCCCTGCGGGAGCTGGCGTTATGATGCGTGCGGCGGCTAGGCTGCCGCACATATTGCGGCGCGGCGCTGTCGCTCGCCGCGCGGTTTCGCGCTGCCTGCGTTGCGGCAGCGTCCCCACCGGTCGCACGGTATGCGCCGCGTGCGGGCTTATGGGCTGCGCCTATTGCGAGGCCTGCCTCGCGCTTGGGCGCAGCCGGGCTTGTGCGCTGCTGTTGCGCAGCGCAGCACTTCCGGCCGTGCGGTGCACGGCCGCCCTTGACCCCGCCGCGGCCGCAGGCCGGTGGGGGCTGAGCCCAGCGCAGGCGGGAGCCGCTGGCACTGCGCTGGGTTTTCTGGCGGAGCCGCGCAAGCGGTCCGCCAGTACCTGCCCAGAGCGGTTTCTGCTCTGGGCGGTGACGGGAGCGGGGAAGACGGAGATGATCTTCCCACTCCTAGAGGCTGTGCTCGCCGCCGGAGGGCGGGCGCTGGTAGCGACGCCGCGCCGCGACGTCGTACTTGAGCTCGCGCCGCGGCTCGCCCGGGCTTTTCCGGCGGAGGACATCGCCGTACTTTATGGCGGCAGCGCAGATCGCTGGGTGAGCGGTCGCTTAACGCTCGCTACCACCCATCAGCTCCTGCGCTTCCATCAAGGTTTTGATCTCGTAATCATCGACGAGCTGGATGCGTTTCCCTACCACAATGATCCTATGTTGGCCTATGCCGCTGAACAAGCCTGTAAAGTGGACGGCTCTTCCATTTATTTATCAGCTACGCCACCACAAGAAATGCAGCGTTTGGTCCGGTTAGGCAAACTTCCACATGCCAGAGTGCCTGTCCGCTTCCATGGTCATCCCTTGCCTATCCCGCAGCATTTGAATATGCCTTCTGTTCTAACCTGTCTGAAGCGTGGAAGTATGCCAAGATCCCTTATACAGAATCTTCGAAAGTCACTGAACAGAAAAGCACAAATTTTTCTGTTTGTGTCTCGCATAGCTCATATCGAAGGTTTGCTGGTACTGCTTCGTCGGAGCTTTCCTGGCGTGGTTATTGAAGGCACCTCGTCCAAGGATTCATTTCGGGCAGAGAAGGTGACTGCTTTTCGCAACCGTATCATCTCTTTGTTAGTAACTACTACGATCCTGGAACGGGGAGTTACCGTGCCACGCAGTGATGTGTTTATTTTGGATGCAGACAGTGGCCTTTTTGACGAAGCTTCTTTGGTTCAGATGGCAGGCCGTGCCGGACGTTCTAAAGACGATCCTGATGGGCATGTTGTATTTGCCTCCCCACAGTGGAGCCGATCCCAGCGTGGAGCGATTGCTCAGATTCGTACTATGAATATCATCGCTCACCGCCAAGGATATATCAGTAAAGGTGGGGCTATATGA
- a CDS encoding sensor histidine kinase has protein sequence MEFQADAIDRVIKNTIDVMESSKYQIFEILQVARDELAALNKELQRVMDETDETLKKVDKLELQYHRSRIRLTEVSRDFVRYSEKDIRIAYEKATELQLELMMTREREVYLRSRRDELQMRVRSVENSVERAESIGSQMSVVLEYLSGELGQVTRIVESAKNRQMIGLKIILAQEEERKRIAREIHDGPAQMLANLVLRTEIVERMLVKQEFGLVQDEVVDLKGQVRNSLEEMRKVIFNLRPMALDDLGLIPTLRKYVHDFEEKTKLRTTLETRGQEHRLSSAMEAAVYRLVQEALSNAAKHAYPSFVLVEITYQAQLIKIVIKDNGLGFNVQKLKNQQGNRESFGLVGMRERVELLEGRMEIVSAENQGTTIVIHIPTNVEKGKE, from the coding sequence GTGGAATTTCAAGCCGATGCGATTGATCGCGTTATTAAAAATACCATCGACGTGATGGAGAGCAGCAAGTATCAGATTTTTGAAATATTGCAGGTTGCACGTGATGAACTTGCTGCACTCAACAAGGAACTGCAGCGGGTCATGGACGAAACGGATGAAACATTGAAAAAGGTAGACAAGCTGGAGCTACAGTATCACCGCTCCAGAATCCGGCTGACAGAGGTCAGCCGGGACTTTGTCCGCTACTCAGAGAAGGATATCCGTATTGCTTATGAGAAGGCTACGGAGCTTCAGCTCGAACTCATGATGACGCGTGAGCGAGAGGTCTATCTTCGAAGCAGACGTGATGAATTACAAATGCGAGTGCGCAGTGTCGAAAATTCTGTAGAGCGTGCAGAGTCAATTGGTTCGCAAATGAGCGTAGTGCTCGAATATTTGTCGGGAGAACTAGGCCAAGTGACGAGAATTGTCGAATCTGCGAAGAACAGACAGATGATCGGACTCAAAATTATCCTGGCTCAAGAAGAAGAACGGAAGAGAATTGCCCGGGAAATTCATGATGGTCCCGCTCAAATGCTGGCAAATCTAGTCCTTAGGACGGAAATTGTAGAAAGAATGCTGGTAAAGCAGGAATTTGGGCTGGTGCAGGACGAAGTAGTAGATTTAAAAGGGCAGGTACGTAACAGCCTGGAAGAAATGCGTAAGGTTATTTTTAATTTACGACCGATGGCTCTCGATGATTTGGGCTTAATTCCGACTTTGCGGAAATATGTGCATGATTTTGAAGAGAAAACGAAACTGCGGACGACTTTGGAAACCCGAGGACAGGAACACCGACTATCTTCAGCGATGGAGGCGGCGGTATACCGTCTGGTTCAGGAAGCATTGTCTAATGCAGCAAAACATGCCTACCCAAGCTTCGTATTGGTGGAGATTACATACCAAGCGCAGTTAATTAAGATTGTGATTAAAGATAACGGATTAGGCTTTAATGTACAAAAGTTAAAAAATCAGCAAGGTAATCGGGAAAGCTTCGGGCTAGTAGGTATGCGGGAACGTGTAGAACTGCTTGAGGGAAGAATGGAAATTGTATCAGCCGAGAATCAGGGGACAACAATCGTGATCCATATTCCGACGAATGTGGAGAAGGGGAAGGAGTAG
- a CDS encoding ComF family protein, with translation MNPKLTGLRKSLSFLLTSSAPQCLTCGKYSPQSSQLPGICKNCAESIPWIRTPRCLICGRHVGCPDCTRSAEPTPIVCNRSAVAYTNEMREWLGQYKYRGNERYAPLLGFMLDRAYLTLKEEKQQGASSSQKASFFHLIQHKRYIKNSLWSADLLVPVPVSDSRLLERGFNQAERLANVLSRHRKIPQLPLLIRTHHTVKQSFKGRAERLADMKNAFGANPAVSTLFKDWLKDNSPISRPIRIIIVDDIYTTGSTIRACAEILKQMVSNHDYAAEIYSLTWARS, from the coding sequence ATGAATCCCAAGCTTACAGGGTTACGAAAATCCCTGTCTTTCCTTCTTACCTCCTCCGCTCCTCAATGTCTAACTTGCGGGAAGTACAGCCCACAGTCCTCACAGCTGCCTGGTATCTGTAAGAATTGTGCGGAATCCATTCCTTGGATACGCACTCCACGTTGTTTGATATGTGGGCGGCATGTAGGCTGTCCAGACTGCACTCGCAGCGCTGAACCCACGCCAATTGTTTGTAACCGGAGTGCGGTAGCCTACACAAACGAGATGAGAGAATGGCTTGGTCAATACAAATATCGCGGGAATGAACGATATGCTCCTTTGCTTGGATTCATGCTGGATAGAGCTTATTTAACCCTAAAGGAGGAAAAGCAGCAGGGGGCTTCTTCATCCCAGAAGGCATCGTTTTTTCATCTTATTCAACATAAAAGGTACATAAAAAACAGCCTTTGGTCAGCTGATTTATTAGTTCCGGTACCTGTCAGTGATTCCAGGCTTCTAGAACGGGGCTTCAATCAAGCCGAAAGATTGGCCAATGTTCTATCTCGTCATAGGAAGATTCCTCAGCTACCGCTACTAATTCGTACGCATCATACGGTTAAGCAGAGCTTTAAAGGACGTGCGGAGCGACTGGCAGATATGAAGAATGCTTTTGGAGCGAATCCGGCAGTCTCCACACTATTTAAGGATTGGCTGAAAGATAACTCACCTATAAGCCGTCCTATTCGAATTATTATTGTTGATGATATCTATACAACGGGAAGCACGATTCGTGCTTGCGCCGAAATTCTAAAACAAATGGTTTCAAACCATGATTATGCTGCGGAAATCTATAGCCTAACCTGGGCGCGTTCCTAA
- a CDS encoding glycosyltransferase family A protein: MVAQLIWIAVVYVSAAVMIHMLHNRQKVRKTPQSGKWIHYIFITRNHESVVEWYIRALTFQALLTGKRLRVTFMDDGSSDGTLGIVSKMAASGCSIDLATSLYSLQMSEELQHEGIVVDLRLSGQSVSLPFMGMAGSRGCESKRNRS; this comes from the coding sequence ATGGTAGCCCAGTTGATATGGATTGCGGTTGTTTATGTATCCGCTGCAGTGATGATTCATATGTTGCATAACCGGCAGAAGGTGCGTAAAACACCGCAGTCCGGAAAATGGATTCATTATATTTTTATTACCCGCAATCATGAATCTGTTGTGGAATGGTACATTCGGGCACTGACATTTCAAGCTCTTCTAACTGGAAAACGATTGCGAGTAACGTTCATGGATGATGGTTCGAGCGATGGAACACTTGGGATAGTTTCCAAAATGGCCGCTAGCGGCTGCTCTATCGATCTTGCAACATCTTTGTACTCTCTTCAGATGAGTGAAGAATTGCAGCATGAAGGAATTGTAGTAGACTTGCGGCTGTCAGGGCAGTCTGTATCGCTGCCTTTTATGGGGATGGCAGGAAGTAGGGGATGCGAATCAAAGCGCAACAGATCTTAA
- a CDS encoding stalk domain-containing protein — MNEVFMEKKSREVVRGMKLSSTKKWVAASLAGVLWIMPVIGSEGLAMFGHSSTPIAAAATSNFKVSKLGEEVITSGAIMMKYKYTATRSGASASGLADVIRVDLNNPYVSLDVMTGKGGNLTTRQSTGGMAKETGAVAAVNGDYFNTGGEGAPIGGQVSSGVLVSTPSQLDGMYAFAVTKDRKPLIDEFSFEGMITAPDGAQFEISGINKGAYSPEGGSSTYSHANAMYIYTDVWTALDRPKNSSTTPTEVLVENGVVTQISENAALPTAVPKGAYILRAHGLAARYVTAHLTVGQPVTSVYSLKSKTTQQSLDPANLQTMIGGHTILVNNGKAATFSRSTSSIGGYRARTALGYSQDGRYVYIIATEKNGNSSGMSLTELQSFMTNIGVWKGLNLDGGGSTTMVDRPLGESSATLTFNTEYGTEQRSIVNALGVYTNAPQGEVKGIKISGSTSLLVGQKATYSLKGYDTYYNPIDVAAGNPTWTSSGGSATVSAGEVTAVKPGTVTLTAKSGVASASTTLTVLGGDDLSSMSVGTATAPLTAGTTVSVPVKAATKSGATISVPDSALKWEFVGFKGVVQNGKLTVNSVDAGVTTGYAIARYDGFSTAVVLSTAAATTWEDFEKVSYPVNFTTNVPAVQGTATIVDGSAERVGSKVLSLSYDMTAGSGKMYAYAQLNGTSGKAVPALATSMSVDVMGDMSLNWLRAEFVDNSGATAYVDLAKIIDWNGWKNINIDLSGSGIKFPATLKRLYVVNVEEGQDERAKTGTVAFDNITFTMPSLSSDAGLPKGTASMSIGSKAMTVNGNKKAIDVAPIVKDGSTYVPIRYVLDAFGGNATWDQVNKKIMVLRGAKALDLTVNKKEYLLNGKRQSAEVAPIILQGRTLVPLRLVSEQLGLTVKWEQKTKTVTIES; from the coding sequence ATGAATGAAGTTTTCATGGAGAAGAAGAGTAGAGAAGTTGTTCGGGGAATGAAATTATCATCTACTAAAAAATGGGTTGCCGCTTCATTAGCAGGTGTGTTGTGGATTATGCCGGTAATTGGCAGTGAAGGCTTAGCTATGTTTGGTCATAGTTCCACACCAATTGCTGCCGCAGCCACATCTAATTTTAAAGTAAGCAAGCTGGGAGAAGAAGTAATTACTTCGGGCGCCATTATGATGAAATACAAATATACGGCTACACGTTCAGGAGCGAGCGCTTCTGGCTTGGCGGATGTTATTCGCGTTGACCTCAACAATCCATATGTTTCTTTAGATGTTATGACAGGTAAAGGTGGAAACCTGACAACACGTCAAAGTACTGGTGGGATGGCTAAGGAAACTGGAGCCGTGGCTGCAGTAAACGGAGATTATTTTAATACAGGCGGGGAAGGTGCTCCGATTGGTGGACAAGTATCCAGTGGAGTATTGGTATCCACCCCTTCGCAATTGGATGGAATGTATGCCTTTGCAGTGACTAAGGACCGTAAGCCTCTTATTGATGAGTTCAGCTTTGAAGGAATGATAACCGCACCTGACGGCGCACAGTTTGAGATATCCGGTATCAATAAAGGTGCTTATAGTCCTGAAGGTGGGAGCTCGACTTATAGCCATGCTAATGCAATGTATATCTATACGGATGTATGGACCGCACTCGATCGTCCCAAAAACAGCTCAACCACACCGACAGAGGTGCTCGTTGAGAACGGCGTAGTTACTCAAATATCTGAAAATGCTGCGCTTCCTACAGCGGTTCCAAAGGGAGCTTATATTTTGCGGGCCCATGGCTTAGCCGCACGGTATGTTACTGCCCATCTGACTGTTGGACAACCGGTAACAAGTGTGTACTCCCTGAAATCCAAGACTACGCAGCAATCGCTAGATCCTGCTAATCTGCAAACAATGATTGGTGGACATACGATTCTTGTGAATAACGGAAAAGCTGCAACGTTCTCTCGCTCGACTAGCAGTATTGGCGGTTATCGTGCACGTACGGCTTTAGGATACTCTCAGGATGGACGTTATGTATATATCATAGCTACTGAAAAAAATGGCAACAGCTCAGGAATGTCATTGACCGAGCTGCAATCTTTTATGACCAATATTGGAGTCTGGAAAGGGCTTAACTTAGACGGAGGCGGCTCTACAACGATGGTAGACCGGCCTCTTGGTGAAAGCTCAGCCACACTAACCTTTAATACAGAGTATGGCACAGAGCAGCGCAGCATTGTTAACGCGCTTGGTGTTTATACTAACGCACCACAAGGTGAAGTAAAAGGAATTAAAATTAGCGGAAGCACTTCGCTATTAGTTGGACAAAAGGCTACTTATTCGTTAAAAGGTTATGACACTTACTATAACCCTATAGATGTAGCAGCAGGCAATCCTACTTGGACATCAAGTGGAGGAAGCGCAACTGTAAGTGCAGGAGAAGTAACGGCAGTGAAGCCAGGCACCGTTACCTTAACGGCTAAAAGCGGCGTAGCAAGCGCTTCTACAACCCTTACAGTCTTGGGTGGAGATGATCTATCCAGCATGAGTGTAGGCACTGCTACAGCGCCACTGACAGCTGGGACAACTGTATCTGTCCCTGTAAAGGCCGCTACGAAGAGTGGAGCAACCATAAGCGTTCCAGATTCAGCGCTGAAGTGGGAGTTTGTAGGCTTTAAGGGAGTCGTGCAAAATGGCAAGCTTACTGTAAACTCTGTGGATGCAGGGGTTACTACAGGTTACGCTATTGCTCGTTATGATGGATTTAGCACAGCGGTTGTATTATCGACAGCAGCAGCTACAACATGGGAAGATTTCGAGAAGGTAAGTTATCCAGTCAACTTTACTACCAATGTGCCAGCGGTACAGGGGACTGCAACAATAGTAGACGGATCGGCTGAAAGAGTAGGCTCCAAGGTGCTGTCACTCAGTTATGATATGACGGCTGGCAGCGGTAAAATGTACGCTTATGCTCAACTTAACGGCACAAGTGGAAAAGCCGTTCCAGCGCTTGCAACTTCGATGTCAGTTGATGTGATGGGCGATATGAGCTTAAATTGGCTGCGTGCTGAGTTTGTAGACAATAGTGGAGCTACAGCCTATGTAGATCTTGCGAAGATTATCGATTGGAACGGTTGGAAGAACATAAACATCGACTTGTCAGGATCAGGGATTAAATTCCCGGCTACGCTGAAGAGACTTTATGTAGTCAATGTAGAGGAAGGCCAAGATGAACGGGCGAAGACAGGTACCGTTGCTTTTGATAATATCACCTTCACAATGCCTTCACTTTCCAGTGATGCAGGGTTACCAAAGGGTACGGCTTCGATGAGCATCGGCTCCAAAGCAATGACCGTAAACGGAAATAAGAAGGCTATTGATGTAGCTCCAATTGTGAAAGACGGCAGTACTTATGTGCCGATCCGTTATGTGCTGGATGCTTTTGGAGGGAATGCTACCTGGGATCAGGTGAATAAGAAGATCATGGTGTTGCGCGGAGCCAAGGCACTGGATCTGACGGTAAATAAAAAGGAATACCTGTTAAATGGTAAGCGACAAAGTGCTGAAGTAGCACCTATTATTTTACAGGGTAGGACTTTAGTACCTCTTAGACTGGTTTCTGAACAGTTAGGATTAACTGTAAAATGGGAACAGAAAACGAAGACCGTAACTATCGAATCGTGA
- a CDS encoding response regulator transcription factor, protein MENLNSSKTPIKVLLADDHQLFREGLKRILNMEEDIEVIGECGDGIQVLEFCNGTKPDIVLMDINMPVENGVEATQKLREMFPEVKVIILSIHDDESYVFETLRKGANGYLLKDMEAESLINAIRSVCEGHAFIHPKVTGKLINQLRRMTYLNETGVTTDTVVKEAGVKFIAGDNNPLTRREAEVLRLMAEGKSNKMIGEYLFISEKTVKNHVSSILQKMEVDDRTQAVINSIKYGWVTL, encoded by the coding sequence ATGGAGAACTTAAACTCTAGTAAAACGCCCATTAAGGTTCTTTTGGCGGATGATCATCAGCTTTTTCGTGAAGGGCTGAAACGCATTTTGAATATGGAGGAGGATATCGAGGTCATAGGGGAGTGCGGCGACGGTATTCAGGTATTAGAGTTTTGTAACGGGACTAAACCGGACATCGTATTGATGGACATCAATATGCCTGTTGAGAACGGCGTAGAAGCCACTCAAAAACTTCGGGAAATGTTCCCGGAGGTTAAGGTAATTATTTTATCCATTCATGATGATGAGAGTTATGTATTTGAAACCCTTCGTAAGGGCGCCAATGGTTATTTATTGAAGGATATGGAGGCCGAATCCCTTATTAATGCCATTCGTTCGGTCTGTGAAGGACATGCCTTTATCCATCCAAAGGTTACTGGAAAGCTTATCAATCAATTGCGGCGTATGACTTACCTTAACGAGACTGGTGTAACTACAGATACAGTGGTGAAGGAAGCTGGTGTTAAATTTATTGCTGGCGATAACAATCCTCTGACCCGCCGTGAAGCAGAAGTGCTGCGTCTAATGGCTGAAGGTAAGAGCAATAAAATGATCGGTGAATATTTATTCATTAGTGAAAAAACAGTTAAAAACCATGTTAGCAGTATTTTGCAAAAAATGGAAGTGGATGATCGGACTCAAGCCGTTATTAATTCGATTAAATATGGCTGGGTAACCTTGTAA